GGCCCTCAAGGAGATCCCCGACGCCCCGATCAAAGGCACCCTGACCGCCCCGCCGAAAATGGCGGCCAAGGGGGCCCAAGCCGGGGCGCAGATGGCCGGCGGCGCGGCCAAAGCGGCCAGCAAGGCGGCTCAGGCGGGGCTGAAAGCCATGGCCGAGGGGACCAAAGGGGCGCTGAAGGGGGTACAAGGCGGGCTACGGGCTGCCGCTGAGGCCGCCAAAGGCGCCACCGAAACGGCCAGGGCAGGCAAAAAGATGCTTGACGCCGCCACACAAGGCGCCCTGAAAGTCGCCCGCGCCCGGCCTGAGGACGCCGAGGAGCAAGACGACCAACGCGATGCCGAGGACAAGCCTTGACCCCGATCGCGACTCAGGCCTTTGCCCAACATGCCGGGGGCATGGTGGCTCCCCCACCGTGCCCCCGGCAGCGGTTGCTCAACCAGACACCCCCCGCCGAGAATGCCGCCGTAGCCTGCAGTGGCAAGGGGACCGCCGCACTCAACGGCGTGCTCTCAGTAAACGTCGCTATAGCGAGTGCCCTCCCCTCCTCCCAAAGTTTAGGTATAAGGCCAGACGATCACAGAGGCCTTGACCGCCTGGCCGCTTTGGCGCCCCACGCAGCCGACAAACGACCAGCCGATCGGCCACGGGGGCCAGCCCGCGACCAGCGCACTGCGTGCCGGTCGCGCCCCAAAAGCACCCTCAAGGGTTAGTAAATTTTAGGAGTTACGCAGTTGTCGGGAGGGTAATGGTAGGCTGAGCGAGATAAGCCCGCATAGCCTGCCGAAGAAGTGCATGTTTCGCTTCAAACCAAGTGACCCTTTTCTGCAAACGAAAGATCTCCAAACGCAGAAAAGCCCGARTGGCCAAACCCATATGGTCGCGCTGCGYCTTCTCCATACRAAATTGSCCCCGTKCAATGCCGGTGAACCGTTTCAAGCCTTGGTGGTAYACTTCCATCTGCCACGCCCACCGCGCATATTCCGCTGYTTCCACGACGCTCATGTCSNAACCGGCYGNTCGCCCAGTATCCCTCGCCACCGTCTTGAACCCTTTCRCCCAGCCATAGCCTTTCAAAKRCATCTTCCTCCCGTGGGGCGGGATGTACCCTGTCGACCCMRRCCGATGGTGCYCYTTCCCTTCCACCGACACCRACCGATGGGCTTTYAAGGGTGTYARCYYGYGCCRGCCRTACCCCCTNNCTNGCTTCAAGTTCGCCAGGCCRGCATACCAACTGTCGAACCGCACCAACTCAGGCTTGAAATCCTGCTCATAGGCGGTTTGCCACATCTGCCGGGAATGATCCTTTTTGCTCAGTCCGTCCTGCGCCTTGTCGTAAATCCGGCAATCGACCGGCAGCCGCTCTGGACCCTGGCTCCAGAGCAAGGAAATCAGGTTGAGGCCTTGCACTACCCGCTGGTGTTTCCCCGACCAATGCCGCCACCAAGCGCATCCGACGGGCATAAGGCTTGTCCAGGGTGGTATCATTCACCACAAGACCCCGACCTTCCGTTGGACGAACGGGGCAACTTCCCGGCTATAAAGGCCGGGTGTCGGGCGGTATGCGCTGCAGCAGACAGGCGTAGGCATCATGCGCCGGTGCATGGGGCGCCCCGGCTTGGATCGCGCCGCTTCGGTTGTGCTCAACACCTTCTGGGCGGCAATGAGAAACTGTAGAAGCCTGCCCACCGGCCATCCATACCCACGGCCCGGACGCTCTATGGCAGCTCTCCACCGATGCGCTGCGGGTAAAGCCCAAGCCGTTGAACCTTCCTCACCAGCCTTTGGTGTCCTCCAATCTCTGAAAGGAGTCGCCTTATGAAGAAGATCTTCGGTTGGCTGCTTCTGCTGCTTCTCCTCGCGGGCGTGGTACTCTTATTCGTCCAAATCCGCCTTGCCTTCCAACAGGTAGATCGGCGAGTCGAAACCTTGAGCCAACCCATGCAGGCCATGAGCACGCAGATTGCCCGGATCCTACACCCCACCCCCACCGTGCTACCCGACCCGGTCACCATTATCCACAAAGTGCGTAGCCTGGCTCGCTTGGAGACCGTGCAGTACACGGTGGAAAAGGTGGTCACCGCCGAAACCAATCAAGGGACGTTAGGCTTCCTCTTCGGCGACCGCTTGCTCTTCGTCGCCCACGGCGTGGTCATCGCTGGAGTAGATCTGACCAAAATGCAATCCGAAGACCTCCAGTTGCGCGACGGGGTGCTCTATGTGCACCTACCCCAGGCCGAAGTCTTCATCGCCACCTTAGACAACGAGAAGTCGTATGTGTACGACCGCGACACCGGCCTGCTGACCAAGGGTCAGGTGCACCTGGAGACGGAAGCCCGCCGCGAGGCCGAGCGCCTCATCCGCCAAGCCGCCCTGGAGGATAGGATTCTCGACACGGCGCAGCGCAACGCCGAGGCCTATCTCGACCGTCTGTTCCGCAGTTTGGGCTTCCCAGAAGTGGTGTTCCTGCCCCCGACCCCTGAGGCGACGCCTACCCCCTGAAGCGCTTCTCTGCCAACCTTGAATCTAACTACACACCTGCTACTTGCGTAACGTCCATGCGGGGGCGTCGTACTTCTCGTGGCGCAAGGCCACGGCGCGTGCATATTCCCCCTCGGTCAAGGTGCCGTACACCCAATGCAACCCAAAGCGCTGGGCGAAAGCTTGGCGAAAGGCCCTGGCCGCTTCAGCCCAGGAGACGATGCGCCCGGACGCCTCGGCCACGGTGGTGGCCCGGACGCGGACCTGCGCGGCAGCCCGCGCTCGCGCGGCCTCGTCGGGGTAGCGCAGCGCCTGCGCGATGCGGCCTATGTCCCCCCAGAGGGGCAGCGAACCGTGTTGCAGGATGGCCTTCTGCCGGCGCAATTGGGCGCTGCCCAGTAACTTGCGCCCGCCCACGGTGATCTCGTAGCGCGAGGGCTCCTCAAAGCAAATGGCTTTGCCATGCATGGGACGGCCCGGTTCGGGCGTGATGGTGGGCGTCAGCCCCAGCAGGCGCAGCGCGTCCACCAACGCCTCGGCCAGCTGGCGGTAACTGTCCAGCACGCCGCCCTGAGCCAGCGGATGCCCAGCGGGGAGCACGATGGCGTAAGTTAACTCGTCGGCGTGCAGCACGGCCCGCCCGCCCGTGGGGCGACGCACCAAATCCCAGCCCAGGGCCGTCAGGCGGGCCTGCTCGACTTCGGCGACCGACTGCCCCTGGCCCAGGGAGAGGCACGGCGGCGACCAGGCGTACAGCCGCAGCGTGGGCGGCACGCGACCCGCCGCCACGGCCTCTAAGATGCCCTCGTCCACCGCCATGTTCCACGCCCCCCGCGCAGGGGGATGCAAAAGCAAGCGAAACCGCTCCATGACCGCTGTCTCAGGGGCTATTCAGCCCGATGCGCCTCCACAGGCAGCCGCACCAGGGCCGTCTCCAACACCAGGGCTTCCAACCGCCCGGCTGAGGCTTCGCGCAGGGTCGCCTGAAAAGCCGGGAAATCTTCCACCGCAAAACAGGCGGTGAGAGTCACCTCGGCGGCAAAATCCTCGTCGAGCACCACCCCGCCATGCTGCGCCACCAGGCGACGCACCCGCTCCAGCCAGCCATAAGGCAGGCCCACCATCACGGTATGGCAACGCACTTTGCGGGCGCGGGGCACCGCGGCCACGGCCTCTTGCGCGGCCTGCGTGTACGCCCGCACCAGCCCGCCGATACCCAACTTGGTCCCGCCAAAATACCGCGTGACCACTAGCACCACATCGCCCAGGCCGCTGCCCCGCAGCACGCTGAGCACCGGGCGCCCTGCCGAGCCCGAAGGCTCGCCGTCATCCGACGTGTGGGCCACCGCGCTGCTCCCACCGCCCACGATATAGGCCGGCACATGATGCGTGGCGTCTGGGTATGCCGCGCGAATGCGGGCGATGAAAGACCGGGCCTCCTCGACCGTCTCGGCGGGGGCGATGGCGGCGATGAAACGCGAGTTGACCACCACGATTTCCCGCCGCACCTCGGCGGCCGGCACCAGATAGGAGGCTCCGCGTGCTTCGGGCATGGGGGGATTATACCAGGGGGCGACATCCTCTCCGGGGAGCAGATAAACCCCAGGGTCCGGAAAGGCGGCGACATCCGGGGGTGGGGTACAATATCCAGAGAACGGCAAATCCCCTATCCCCAACAAGAGGTTGTCCTATGTCTACCCTGCTGGTGCGTCATGCCACGATATTGATCACCATGGACGATGAACGCCGGGAAATCCCCGACGGCGGGATGTTCATCCGTGATGGTTTTATCGAACAGGTCGGCCCCACGGCCCAATTGCCGGACACCGCCGACGAGGTGCTGGACCTCGAAGGCTATGTGGTGGCCCCCGGGCTCATCAACACCCATCACCACTTCTACCAGACCCTGACCCGGGGGGTTCCCCGTGCCCAGGATGCCAATCTGTTCCACTGGTTGAAGACGCTGTACCCCATCTGGGCGCGTATGACGCCGGAGCACATTCGCGTTTCCACGCAAACGGCCCTGGCCGAGTTGGCCCTCTCGGGCTGCACCACGGCCTTTGATCATCTTTACCTCTTCCCCAACGGGGCCCGTTTGGACGACGAAATCGAGGCCGCCCGCGAGGTGGGGCTGCGGCTGCACGCTTCGCGGGGCTCCATGAGCCTGGGGGAAAGCCAGGGCGGTCTGCCCCCTGACAGCGTAGTGGAGGACGAAGCGCACATCCTGCGCGATTCCCAACGCCTCATCGAGCGATATCACGATCCTAGCCCGGGCTCCACGCTGCAAATCGTGCTGGCCCCCTGCTCGCCCTTCAGCGTGACCGGCGACCTGATGCGCCAGAGCGCCCGGCTGGCGCGGGCGTACGGGGTGCGTCTGCACACGCACCTGGCCGAAACCGAGGACGAAGAGCAATTCTGCCTGGAGAAGTTCGGCTTGCGCCCGGTGGCCTACATGGAATCATTGGAATGGATCGGCCCGGATGTGTGGTTTGCCCACTCCATCTATGTCAACCAGGAGGAAATCGCCCACTACGCTAAGCACGGCGTGGGCGTGGCCCATTGTCCCACCTCGAACATGCGATTGGGGTCGGGCATCATGCCGCTGTACGAGATGCTCACCGCAGGGGTCAAGGTAGGCTTGGGCGTGGACGGCTCGGCCAGCAACGACGGCTCGCACATGTTGGAGGAGGTGCGCCAGGCCATGTTGCTGGCCCGGGTGCGGTCGGGCCTGTTGGGGTTCTCGCGCAGCGACGAGCAGGCCCCGCCGCTACTCACCGCCCGCCAGGCCCTGGAACTGGCCACGCGGGGCGGAGCGGCCGTGCTGGGCCGCGACGACATCGGGCAACTGGCGCCGGGTAAGGCAGCTGACTTCTTCGCCGTGCGGCTGGCGCGCCTGGAGTACGCCGGCGCGCTGCACGATCCGGTGGCCGCGCTGGTCTTCGCCTCCCCCGTGCGCGCCGACTACACCGTGGTGGGCGGACGTTTGGTGGTTAAGGAAGGGCACCTGGTCACAGTGGATGTGCCGCGCCTGGTGGAGCGTCACAATCGCCTGGCAGCCGCGCTGGTGACGTAGTAGCCTCACGGGGACGGGCAAGGTGTCCCTCACAGGTCACCCATGCCGGTATCCCTGGGAGTCCCTCCAGCGGCCTCTCGGTTATAATGACCCCCCCACTTTTCCCCGGAGGCAGGAGATATGTCTCAGGAAACCTACACCGACCTGAACCCCCATCCGCGCATTCTGCTTGGCCCCGGCCCCAGCATGGTGCACCCGCGCGTGCTGCGGGCTATGGCCACGCCCCTGGTGGGGCACCTGGACCCCGATTTCCTGCAAATCATGCGTGAGGTCCAGGACCTGCTGCGCTATGTCTTTCGCACGCAGAACGAACTCACCATCCCGGTCTCAGGCACGGGCAGCGCGGGCATGGAAGCCGCGTTGTGCAACTTCATCGAGCCGGGGGACGCTGTGCTGATCGCGGTCAACGGCTACTTTGGCTTGCGGCTGGCCGATATGGCCGCGCGCTATGGGGTCGAGGTCCACACGGTGGAGCGGCCCTGGGGCGAAGTTTTTGACCCGGATGAAATCGAGTCGGCTTTGCAAAAGCGCCACTACAAACTGCTGGCCCTGGTGCACGCCGAGACATCCACTGGCGCGCTGCAACACCACATCCGGGCCATCGCCGAGGCGGCGCACAAGCACGGCGCCTTGTTGGTACTGGATACGGTGACCTCCTTAGGTGGCGTGCCGGTGGAGATCGACGCCTGGGATGTAGATGTGGCGTACAGCGGCACGCAGAAGTGCCTCTCAGTGCCCCCCGGGTTGGCACCGCTCACCGTGTCCGAACGGGCGCGCGAAGTCTTGAGGAAGCGTAGAACCCCGGTGACCAACTGGTACCTTGACCTCACCCTGGTGGAGAAGTATTGGGGTGATGAGCGCACCTACCACCATACCGCTCCCATCAGCATGATTTACGCTTTGCGGGAAGGGCTGCGCCTGGTGGCCGAGGAAGGCCTGGAGACCCGCTGGGCCCGCCACCGCGAGCACGCGCAGATGCTTTGGCAAGGGTTGCAGGGCCTGGGGCTTAAACTTCTGGTGCCTGAAGCCCATCGGCTGCCCACACTGACCACGCCTTTGGTGCCCGCCGGGGTGGACGAAGCCACGGTGCGCCGTCGGCTGCTGCACGAGTACAACATGGAAATCGCTGCCGGCTTTGGCCCGCTCAAGGGCAAAATCTGGCGCATTGGGCTGATGGGCTTCAGCAGCCGCCGTGAGCATGTTGCCTTGCTGTTGACCGCGCTGCGGGCCATCCTGGGCTGACGCCAGGGGCTGAGTGGGGCCGCAGTCGAAGCCCGTCTTGACCGGCCAGCGTCACGATGTGCGCCCTTCGACTACGGGCTTCGCCCGCCGCTCAGGGTGCTGCACCAATGAAAGGTTAACGCCAGAGGCTGAGCAGAGGCACCGTAATCGGAGCCCCCATTCCCAGCGCAAGGAGAAAGCACATGCCTTATGTGTACATCCTGCGCTGTGCTGACGGCAGTTACTACACCGGCGTGACCACGGATTTAGCCCGACGATTGGAAGAACATCAACAAGGCCTAAATCCCCGAGCCTATACCTTTCGCCGCCGCCCTGTGAGGTTGGTTTGGGCCCATGAGGTGGCCACCTACGAAGAAGCGTTACGCTTAGAGCGTCAAATCAAAGGCTGGCGGCGGGCCAAGAAGGAAGCCTTGATCCGAGGAGATTTTGAAGCGCTCCATCAGTTGGTGACCGAGGAGCGCCGCCAGCGTGAGAGGCAGAAGCGCCGCGTGTGAGAGGCCTGGAGCAGGGCACCCTCCGACTACAGGTGCTCACATGCCCTCCGCTCAGGGCGCTGGGTCTTGGAAGGGTTGACGCCAGGGGCTGAGCGGAGGCGCCGCAGTCGAAGCCCCGTCTTGACCGCAAACGCCACCTGGGCGCCTGGCGACTGAAGTCGCAGGTCACGGTTACGAAGTCCGCCTGCGCGGACTCTGAGCCGCCGTAGGGCGGCTTCGCAGATGTGGGTGCAGTTTCAACTGCTGTTTCCATTAAACTGTGGACCCCGCTCCTTAGTTTTACCCATGTCTCGCGGGGCATAACGGACGATTGAGCGCAATGGAGAGATCCCCTCCACTCCCCCCTCTTCCCCCCCTTGTGAAAGGGAGGAGAGGGGGAAGCGAAGCCCGGCCCAGCCGGGCGAAGCAGGGGGAGAGGTGGGGATCCGTCCCATCCACATGAGGTTCGTTTTATGCCCGAGGTCACCATCATCGGCGCCGGGATCGCAGGAGTAAGCCTGGCCTATCATCTGAGCGTACAGGCCGGGATGCGCGATGTCGTCCTGGTGGACCAAGGTGCTCCCCTCAGCCTGACCTCTGACAAATCCACCGAGGCCTATCGTAATTGGTGGCCCGGCCCCGACGATGCCATGATTCGGCTGATGAACCGCAGCCTGGATTTGCTGGAGGAACTGAACGCCGCCAGTGGTGGGCGTTTTGGCCTCAATCGTCGGGGGTATCTTTTCGCCACGGCGGATCCTGCCAGAGTGGACGCCTGGGCCCAAACAGGGCAAGCCGCGGCCCACGGCGGCGCCGGGCCCCTACGATTGCACCCTGGCCCGGACCCCTACATCCCTGCCGTGCCCCAAGGTGCCCATCCTCCCCTCACGAGAGCGGATCTGATCACCGCCCCTGCCCTCATTGCCCGGCATTTTCCTTACCTGGCCCCGGAGACGGTGGCCGTGCTCCATGTCCGGCGGGCTGGGTGGCTTAGCGCACAACAGTACGGTCAATGGATGCTGGAGCGGGCCCGTCAGGCTGGCGTGCAGTTTTTGCAAGGGGAACTGGTCGAGGTGGAAGTGCGGCGCGGGCGCGTGCAGGCCGCGCGTCTGACCGATGGCACGCGCCTCCCCACCGCGCACTTCGTATTGGCCACCGGCCCCTACCTCAAAGCCACCGCCGCCTTGCTGGGCGTCGATTTGCCTGTGGTCTGCGAACGGCACCTCAAAGTGGCGTTCTCCGAACCCCTGGGCGCCCTTCCGCGCGAGGCTCCGCTACTTATCTGGGCCGACCCTCAGCGTTTACCCTGGGACGAAGAGGAGCGCGCGGCTCTGGCCGAAGACCCTGAAGCGGCCTGGCTGCTGGGCGAGTTCCCCGCCGGGGTGCACATTCGTCCCGAGGGAGAAGGCGGCAGCCCAATGGTGCTGGCGTTGTGGGAATACCACACGCCGCGCTACACCCAGCCGCGCTTCCCCGTGCCCGGCGACCCACTTTACCCGGAGATCGTGTTGCGCGGCTTGAGCACCATGTTGCCCGGGATGCGGCCTTACCTGACGCGCCTGCCGCGCCCCACGGTGGACGGCGGCTACTATGTCAAGGCACCGGACAACCGTCCCCTCGTCGGCCCGCTGCCGGTGCAGGGCGCCTGGGTGCTGGGGGCCCTTTCGGGGTTTGGTATTATGGCCTCCCAGGGTGTGGCCGATTTGCTGACGGCCTACCTAATCGGTCATCCGCTGCCCGGCTATGCCGCGGCTTTCGCCCCCGACCGCTTCACCCCGGAGTACCTGGCCCGCTGGGAGGCCAGCGCCGACGCATGGCAATTGTAAGCCAAGCGCGATGCATTTCGACTTGGGAGGTTGCCTGGCATCATCTTGAAATCGAGCGACCGACCAGACGCTTCCTGGGCGCTCCCAAACTCAAGGCGCCTACAGAGCCCGTATCCCCCGCAGAAGTTTTTGGGGTGGCTTAGCCCCCCTCACCCTCAGGAGGCAGGCATGAACGGTCAAACAGAACCTCTGCGCGTCGCTGTCTTCGGCGCCGGTGGCGTAGGTGGCTACTTCGGCGCCCGCCTGGCCGAGGCGGGATACCAGGTCACCTTTATTGCCCGGGGTGAGCACCTGCGGGCCATCCGGGAGCGCGGCCTGCGCGTGGAGAGCATCCGTGGCGATGTGCATATTTTCCCAGCCCAAGCCACCGACGACCCCGCTGAAGTCGGGCCGGTGGACCTGGTGCTGGTCGCCACCAAGGCCTGGCAACTCCCCGAAGCCGCTCTCGCCATGCGTCCCCTGGTAGAGCCGGGAACTGTGGCCCTGCCCCTGCTCAACGGCGTGGAGGCGCCGGAGGCGCTTTCCGCGGCGCTGGGACCGGAGCCCGTGCTGGGCGGATTGTGCAAAATATCGGCCTACAAAGCCGCGCCGGGGCTCATCCGCCATGTGGGCGTCGAGCCTGAAATCGTCTTTGGCGAACTGGACGGTCGCCGCACGCCGCGGGTTGAGCGCCTGGAACGGGTTTTTGCCGCCTGCCGGGGCGTCAAGGTGACGGTGCCGCCCGACATCCGCGCGGCCATGTGGGCCAAACTGACCTTCATCGCCGCCTTTAGCGCCGTGGGCGCGGTGACGCGGGCGCCTGCCGGGGTCATTCGCCGTCTGCCGGAGACGCGTCGCCTGCTGGAAGCCGCCATGCGCGAAATTGTGGCCGTGGCCCAGGCCGTGGGCGTCGCCCTCCCTGATGAAGCCGCCG
This genomic stretch from Anaerolineae bacterium harbors:
- a CDS encoding lipoate--protein ligase family protein, whose translation is MERFRLLLHPPARGAWNMAVDEGILEAVAAGRVPPTLRLYAWSPPCLSLGQGQSVAEVEQARLTALGWDLVRRPTGGRAVLHADELTYAIVLPAGHPLAQGGVLDSYRQLAEALVDALRLLGLTPTITPEPGRPMHGKAICFEEPSRYEITVGGRKLLGSAQLRRQKAILQHGSLPLWGDIGRIAQALRYPDEAARARAAAQVRVRATTVAEASGRIVSWAEAARAFRQAFAQRFGLHWVYGTLTEGEYARAVALRHEKYDAPAWTLRK
- a CDS encoding GIY-YIG nuclease family protein, with translation MPYVYILRCADGSYYTGVTTDLARRLEEHQQGLNPRAYTFRRRPVRLVWAHEVATYEEALRLERQIKGWRRAKKEALIRGDFEALHQLVTEERRQRERQKRRV
- a CDS encoding 2-dehydropantoate 2-reductase translates to MNGQTEPLRVAVFGAGGVGGYFGARLAEAGYQVTFIARGEHLRAIRERGLRVESIRGDVHIFPAQATDDPAEVGPVDLVLVATKAWQLPEAALAMRPLVEPGTVALPLLNGVEAPEALSAALGPEPVLGGLCKISAYKAAPGLIRHVGVEPEIVFGELDGRRTPRVERLERVFAACRGVKVTVPPDIRAAMWAKLTFIAAFSAVGAVTRAPAGVIRRLPETRRLLEAAMREIVAVAQAVGVALPDEAAGQALAFTDRMEPHVTASMQRDIMEGRPSELEAQVGVVVRLGRQAEVLTPVNAFLYAALLPQERRARGLETW
- a CDS encoding FAD-binding oxidoreductase, with the protein product MPEVTIIGAGIAGVSLAYHLSVQAGMRDVVLVDQGAPLSLTSDKSTEAYRNWWPGPDDAMIRLMNRSLDLLEELNAASGGRFGLNRRGYLFATADPARVDAWAQTGQAAAHGGAGPLRLHPGPDPYIPAVPQGAHPPLTRADLITAPALIARHFPYLAPETVAVLHVRRAGWLSAQQYGQWMLERARQAGVQFLQGELVEVEVRRGRVQAARLTDGTRLPTAHFVLATGPYLKATAALLGVDLPVVCERHLKVAFSEPLGALPREAPLLIWADPQRLPWDEEERAALAEDPEAAWLLGEFPAGVHIRPEGEGGSPMVLALWEYHTPRYTQPRFPVPGDPLYPEIVLRGLSTMLPGMRPYLTRLPRPTVDGGYYVKAPDNRPLVGPLPVQGAWVLGALSGFGIMASQGVADLLTAYLIGHPLPGYAAAFAPDRFTPEYLARWEASADAWQL
- a CDS encoding alanine--glyoxylate aminotransferase family protein, with product MSQETYTDLNPHPRILLGPGPSMVHPRVLRAMATPLVGHLDPDFLQIMREVQDLLRYVFRTQNELTIPVSGTGSAGMEAALCNFIEPGDAVLIAVNGYFGLRLADMAARYGVEVHTVERPWGEVFDPDEIESALQKRHYKLLALVHAETSTGALQHHIRAIAEAAHKHGALLVLDTVTSLGGVPVEIDAWDVDVAYSGTQKCLSVPPGLAPLTVSERAREVLRKRRTPVTNWYLDLTLVEKYWGDERTYHHTAPISMIYALREGLRLVAEEGLETRWARHREHAQMLWQGLQGLGLKLLVPEAHRLPTLTTPLVPAGVDEATVRRRLLHEYNMEIAAGFGPLKGKIWRIGLMGFSSRREHVALLLTALRAILG
- a CDS encoding YigZ family protein, with the translated sequence MPEARGASYLVPAAEVRREIVVVNSRFIAAIAPAETVEEARSFIARIRAAYPDATHHVPAYIVGGGSSAVAHTSDDGEPSGSAGRPVLSVLRGSGLGDVVLVVTRYFGGTKLGIGGLVRAYTQAAQEAVAAVPRARKVRCHTVMVGLPYGWLERVRRLVAQHGGVVLDEDFAAEVTLTACFAVEDFPAFQATLREASAGRLEALVLETALVRLPVEAHRAE
- a CDS encoding DUF4230 domain-containing protein, which gives rise to MKKIFGWLLLLLLLAGVVLLFVQIRLAFQQVDRRVETLSQPMQAMSTQIARILHPTPTVLPDPVTIIHKVRSLARLETVQYTVEKVVTAETNQGTLGFLFGDRLLFVAHGVVIAGVDLTKMQSEDLQLRDGVLYVHLPQAEVFIATLDNEKSYVYDRDTGLLTKGQVHLETEARREAERLIRQAALEDRILDTAQRNAEAYLDRLFRSLGFPEVVFLPPTPEATPTP
- a CDS encoding 8-oxoguanine deaminase, with protein sequence MSTLLVRHATILITMDDERREIPDGGMFIRDGFIEQVGPTAQLPDTADEVLDLEGYVVAPGLINTHHHFYQTLTRGVPRAQDANLFHWLKTLYPIWARMTPEHIRVSTQTALAELALSGCTTAFDHLYLFPNGARLDDEIEAAREVGLRLHASRGSMSLGESQGGLPPDSVVEDEAHILRDSQRLIERYHDPSPGSTLQIVLAPCSPFSVTGDLMRQSARLARAYGVRLHTHLAETEDEEQFCLEKFGLRPVAYMESLEWIGPDVWFAHSIYVNQEEIAHYAKHGVGVAHCPTSNMRLGSGIMPLYEMLTAGVKVGLGVDGSASNDGSHMLEEVRQAMLLARVRSGLLGFSRSDEQAPPLLTARQALELATRGGAAVLGRDDIGQLAPGKAADFFAVRLARLEYAGALHDPVAALVFASPVRADYTVVGGRLVVKEGHLVTVDVPRLVERHNRLAAALVT